One Vicia villosa cultivar HV-30 ecotype Madison, WI linkage group LG5, Vvil1.0, whole genome shotgun sequence genomic window, ctttatctttgagatgttagcctttaggaaagggttgagggtgcctaacaccttccctcgacctgaatatagtatcttactctgatctcttaactgcgcgaggtttcttattcgccttggtagaataggtggcgactctaaacattaaatttttaggcaggttgctacagaaccattgccaagattaaaggaaaggttttaatgaaaatgtgtatgagaaggtgtaatgaaaagatgctgtttttcaaaaacgttcagcaagcaatcgattgcacctttgtgcaaatcgattgcacaacttctaacagtcaaaaaattcaaaaaaccttcagtgcaaatcgatttacataagcAAAAACAGAAGCATATATAAAAaccttcagcaagcaatcgatttacagtaagtgtaaatcgatttacacataGTGAAAATGCAGTTTTTGTTTAAGAAACTTGAGATCTAAGAAAGAGTATGCTGTGCAATTTTGTGGTTTGATttttgagcatctaagactttaaGTAATTGGTAATTATGGTTATACCTATTCCAAAGAATCCAAAGCTTGAATCAAAGTCTTTACACATGATGCTTTATCTTGAATatcatcttttccttcttgtcatgtatgatttgtcttcatcaaaacaaaataatcTTCATTGAGAATCTTGATTTCACATACACTGCACAAAATCGATCATATAAAATATAAGAGAGTCAAGCACAAGATTTGATGGCGAGATTTTTACAAATAGTTACGCATTTAACATTCAATACTTTTAAGTCAATTATAAAAAACTTCtcacttttttatttaattcaaactTTCTGTTATGGGCCGACCAAAATTATGGAAAGAGAAGACACAAACCAATGTCGATCCACTACAAAATGGCCCTAGGTATAAAAGTCATCTCATGAGATATTCAAGATACATTTTCCGATCTCCATTTTTTACTACATCCACCTTGACGTCACTGACTTGaacgttggagtgctaaccttgtaCGTTCACCTCCGCGCCTCCAAATCAGAGATCAACACAATTGATTCAATATTTCTCACCTAATTCTGATTCTAAAATGgaacatttttttatttgatgatgtttatgaTATTTTACTTTAACCCTATTTTTTACGGTACAAGATAGGACTAAAAGCCCAAAAAACGAACTAAACTAACATAACATGAGCTATATTATCTCCAATGCGACCATCATTGAACATATGATAAACCTCTGAAAGACAACCTTCGTAGATATTGACTCCTATCTTGTGATTAAGGCTCATTTTGGCCAACCCATTAGTGCATCTATTTGCTTCTCTATAAACATGATATAAGTGCACCTCACAATCTTGGTTCAACATGTTCCTAATCTTCTGAAGGGTAGACTTTCCAAGATGCTCCTTCATGTCATTTCTAATGATTGCTTGGTACATAATCATGTTGTCTATGTGAAGTTCAACTTTGCGATATCCTCTTTCGAAAGCTAACTTCAATCCCTCAAGAACTCCATAAAGCTCCGCCAAAGGCACTCCACTTGGTCCTAGGTGTTTAGAAAAACCTCAACACTAATATCCATTagcattttttataacttttccACACCCAACTTCTCCTAGCCCCTTGACTGACCCATCAATATTAACTCTGATCCATCCTTGTTTAGGAGCATCCCATTGAATATTCTGAATGTATTATTTCCTGTAGTGGAGCCTGTGAATCATGACAATAATGTATTGATCATTGCCGCATAGTCTTTGTCTTTCAGCTGCTAAACTGTTGGGCATGGTGAATCCCTCATCATGCTTCCTCTTATTTCTCCATAACCAAAGTAAATGACAAGTGGTGGCCCAAAGCTCCGTCCGTTTTTTTGTCTGCAACATTTAAATTGagatcaatataaacctgcaagTTGCAACTAAAGAACAAATGAATGTTATGAGTATAAGGAAAATTGATCTAGGCCTGCCTTTTACTAGTATAGTCCCTTGGCACATGCATAACTGATTCATTCTTATTAGTACATTCGTCACAGTAAGGTTGGCCTAAACCTCATTTTGAAAGCCATTCATTTGTGATGAGTCTCTCATGCTTCACCATCCAAATTAGCGATTTAACTCTTTCAGGCActgcaattttttaaataatcttccaaatttgaaagtattttggtTATACTATGTCCCGTTGATCAACTGATAAACACTTGCCACGCTGAACATGCATGATTTATTCCCCTTTTAGTTGCACACATTCATTCCATTCTCAGGGTGAGGAAGGTTTAAAGTTAAAAAGTCATTTTGAAAATTGATTGGAAGCATGTCAATTTTCTATCATAAAAAactattaagaaaataaaataaaaaatttcctaAAATAATTGTGTAATAATTAAAGATCAATTTGGTTGAAAAAATTTAGATAAATAAGGGGAATGAcacttaaaattttgatttttttaataaactagAAGTGGTGAGAATAATACCTTttttgatttttatgtttttaaaatataatgtgttttttggattttcaaaaaatttgtgAATTTTTACTGGATTTTTGGAGATATTCATGAGTTTTTTATCGGAATTTTTGAAGGTTTTATAAGTTTTTACTAAATTTTTTTAGGATCATATTAGTTTTAccgaattttataaaaatttactaaatatttcaaatacaccacagtatttttcaaaatacactactagatttttcaaaactttgaacTTTTACTGGATTTTTCATAATACACTACCGGATTTTTCAAAAATCTATGACTTTTTACAAGATTTACAAAAAGTCTACGAGTTTTTATCAGTTTTTTCATGAAATCTATGTGTTTTATccgttttttaaaaaagtttatgagtattttgttaaatttttcaaaaacactGTCGTATTTTCCAAAAACTTTAAGTTTTTGTCggatttttcaaaaaactcaatatTGTAtcgtattttttgaaaaattcggtacaattaatttcaatttttttctataaaaaaataaactacttagttttttcaaaaatCTGAAAAACTATTGAACATATCGGGTTtatcaaaaaccaaaaaaatttaatttatttttctaaaatccaGTAAAAATGTATATCACACTTTTTAGAAGTGTCTTCTGAATTTTTCAATTTATGTCAAAGTTTTTAATTGactctttttttaattaaattttgacaTTCCGAAAAATTGTGGGTGTGCTAGGTTTAATTAAAATTTAGCGTGCAGGAAGATTCCTCTACACGAATAACATTCTCAATTAAAATTGGACTGGGCTTGGAGCCCAGGCCCAATAGTCTGAGAAGTTCTTCACTTTTTGTGTTCTCTGTTCTTCCCCTCCTTCCTTCACTTCCGCAGCATTACATAAGATTTTTTTCTCAGTTCAGTCAAAGCGACACCGTTTTACACCATTCGGTTAGTTTTCtccttttcttcatcttcttcttattctcAAGAGAGTAACTCAACTCGCCGCCGCAAAACCCTACCGGAGCTGTTCGCCGCCGCCACAAAAATTCAGACTCCGCCATTCCCGCCACCGTTAGTCCCAAACATTTATCTCATCTTTATGCAGATTTCATATTTTTAATTACGATTCATATTATAACTGTGTtgcattaatattaaaatttgattcATTTAGTCTAATTGTTTTCAATTTAGTTAGTGTTTAAATAAATTACTGAATTGTGTTTTTAATTAGGATTGTAATCATTCAACAATGGATAATACACCACAATCTGATGAAGCTATCAACAGTATTAAAGATATTCGACAACAGCTCGAAGCTCGAATTGAAACTCAGCACAAATCACACATGGATATGCTTTCTTCTGTACAATCCATTATACCTAACCTCGTTTCTTCTCTCGATCTTTCGCTCAAAGTTCTATCGTCTTTTAATAATCGGCCTTTTGCGCCTACACCGCCTCTTCCTCCGGCTCCACCTAGTTTTAATCCACTCAAATCATCAATGCAGCTACCTCAAAACCCTACTAGTGATAGTGAGAATAATAATCTTCAAAACCCTAAGGCCTTGTTGGTTAATACAAATTCGGAATTAGAGAAAGTTAGTCCTTTGTCCATTGTTAGATCAATGGTTGCGGTTTGTCTTTTAGGTCGAGTGCCTTTTTCGCCGATTGATTCTTCCACTGTGTTGAGGAAATTGGAGAATGATCAGACGGTTACGGCGCAAGAGAAAGCTGCACTTCAGGAGCTTGGTGGAGATTTGGGAGGGCCGACGCTTGCGGTGGAGATTGCTTTGAGGTCAATGGCGGAGGATAATGGTGCTGTTGAATTGGAGGATTTTGTTGTTAGTGGAAAAGCGAGGATTATGGTTTTGAATATAGATAGGACTCGTCTTATGAAAGAATTGCCTGAAGCTGCGCTGAGTAATCAGCAAAATGAATCGGGTTTTGGAGATGGTAACACGAATCAAAATCAGCAGCAAATTAATGCTGGTAGCGCCAATATGAACGGTGTTATGATGGGAAGGCAAGTTTTGAGGCCAATGTCTGATATGTGGATGTCGCATGGTGACCCTCACATGTCAGGGTTACAACCAATGTTTTCTGGTGGTGGACCAAGAGGAACACCGAGACTAATGTTGGCTCCACACAGAGGTATAGGTATTCCGACGATGCATAGACTCCCAATGGGGCCAAATGCATCAGGGAGTAGTTTTAATGCAATGCCACAGAAGCCAAAAACATTAGAGGAGGATAACAAGGATCTTGAGGCTTTAATAAATAAGAAATCGTTTAGGGAGATGCAGAAATCTAAAACCGGTGAGGAGCTTTTGGATTTAATTCATCGACCAACTGCAAGGGAGACTGCTGTAGCTGCTAAGGTTCTAATTCACTGCTTCCTTTAGTAGTCTATACACTTAAATTTTCCATTTGAATCGAAATTGTTAACAAATTTTAGTTTGCTTTGGTGTTTTAGTACAGTTTAGTCTAATTCAGCttgtttaaatttataaattttcagTTCAAAACTAAAGGTGGTTCTCAAGTGAGGCAATATTGTGACTTACTGACAAAAGAAGATTGTCGACGCCAGACCGGTTCCTTTGTAGCATGTGATAAGGTTAATGACTAGCACTATACTTTATTACTATTTATTTTGTTTCTCTTGTTTTATTTCTAACTTGTTAACTATCCATTGGCTTGAGCTGGTGATATACTAAGATAAGACATGTggttttcaaccaatcaaattttgaaaatttgtatggtccTTTTTATTTAGCCTTTCTTGATATGCATTTGTGATCCTTTTCTTTGCAGGTTCATTTTAGACGAATTATTGCTCTTCATACTGACATTAATTTGGGAGACTGCTCATTTCTTGATACTTGCCGGCACATGAAGGCATGGTTTTAACATCCGAATGCTTACATATGTTGATTTTTCTCTCCTCATATTAGTTATTATGTTGATCATAAGTTTGACTTGTGTTCTTCTTTTTTTGGTCCTTTGATAGACATGTAAGTATGTTCACTATGAGTATGACCCTACACCTGATGTGCCTCCAACAATGATGGgtgctcctcctcctcccaaaCCACTAAAGCAGCAGCGTGCTGAGTATTGTTCTGAAGTGGAACTTGGGGAACCACAATGGATCAACTGTGATATACGTAACTTCAGAATGGACATATTAGGTAAGTTTGGAGTTATAATGGCCGATCCACCATGGGACATTCACATGGAGCTGCCTTATGGAACAATGGCTGATGATGAAATGCGCACGCTTAATGTCCCTGCTCTGCAAACTCACGGGCTTATTTTTCTATGGGTCACTGGACGTGCGATGGAACTTGGGCGAGAATGGTATTTGCTCTTACATTTGGTCATATGCTAATTTTCACtttcattaaaaaattatgtTAACTGCTTAGCATAACAAAAAACACGCGGATGCTTCTTTTCATTACTAATCTATATTTGGCTTGCACGTATTCTGTTTTGGGGTCTGCAGCTTAGAACTTTGGGGATATAAACGCGTTGAGGAGATTATTTGGGTGAAAACAAATCAACTACAGCGAATAATTAGAACTGGGCGTACTGGCCATTGGCTCAATCACAGCAAAGAACATTGTCTTGTTGGAATAAAGGGTAGTCCTGAAGTAAACAGAAACATCGACACTGATGTTATTGTTGCTGAAGTCCGGGAAACAAGCAGAAAGCCAGATGAGGTTTGTTTGATATTCAAGCAAATTTTAATAGTTAATTACGCCCCCTTGATGCTTTGACTGACTTAAAAAAGGTGGTCAGTAGTAGTCATTGAATTTGTGTTTATAATTTTCAGTTTTCAAGGTTATGTTGTGTTCTCTATCGTCAAGTTTCATCTTTGTCCAAAAAAAAAGggttttatattataataagcTTGGCCAAAACAAAAAGAACTTACTAAAAGCCATTTTCATGATATATTTTTTCACTTTCCCTCTCCATTTTGTAAATAGTTTAACTAAGCCTGTAATAAGTTATTCCACCATTCGAGTATTTGAATTTAAATCTTTCACATGTTTAACAACTTCAAAATTTATTCCTACAGATGTATCCGTTGTTGGAGAGGATAAGTCCAAGAACAAGAAAGCTGGAATTGTTCGCTCGCATGCACAATACTCATGCAGGGTAGGTTTTCAATTTTCATGATTGTTATGTATTTTGAGTTCTTTCCTGGTATTCTTAAAATTGTTTGATTGgggtggaatattgtctggaTTTAAAATGAGTCTTGATGCTATGTAAGTGAAGCTCACTTGATAATGTTCTATATGAATTAAATGATTTCTTGGACTAAAAAACTTATCTGGCTGTAGTTGTTGGCTTAGGGAAAAAAAATTCATCCAGAAAAACTTGAGTTGTTATAATATTCTCAATTGTTCCATCAGGTGGATGTCTCTTGGTAATCAATTGAGTGGTGTGAGGTTAGTTGATGAAGGACTGCGGGCAAGGTTTAAGGCAGCTTATCCAGATGTGGAGGTGCAGCCAGCATCACCTCCCCGAGCTTCTGCTATGGAGATAGACTCTAGTGCTGCTGCTCAAACAAGCACAGAATCAAAGTCCACTATAACACAGTTTACAGAGCCTGCAGCTCCAGCTACTATCTCTGCTTCAGTGGAGAAGGCAATGTCCATTGATGTGGACACTAACTAAGTTTTTACCATTTTAAGTTTATGCTCTTGGGGTATACCAATTTTTTGTGAGCATGGTAATGTAAATTTAAATAATGTTGTAGCAGTTGTTCTGTCAAAGTTGCATTCAAGTTGTACTTAACTGTTACAATTAtttatatgtttagcatgtttatCAGTATTGCATGATATACATGTGAGTTGTATTTCTATTAGATATTAAAAACCTGAACTTAACCATATGAGTTATTAGGCATATCTATTTTAGACCTGAATCATTTCTGAAATCTCAATTTGTTTTGATGAATCACAACATGGCCATTgttggaattataaaataaattggaATTTGTTTAGGAGATTAATAACTAATAAAATGCCTAGTAAATCTCATTCTTGTACTTAGGAACTAGAAACTACATTAGAAACTATAAACTACATTTAATGTCTATGTAATTCTCACATTGTATTTAATTTCTAGTATCTGCAAATCAGCTCACACAAGCATTCCACAAATCTCTTAATCCTTTATCAAAGTCTTTTTATATTGTATAATGAAATCTCTTAATCCTCTATCAAAGTCTTTTCACATGGTATGGTATAATGAAAGAACGATTTGAAtttttgtccatcttcacttcttttgtTAATGAAATTAAAACTTAGTTTGGTAAGTCAATTTATATTTTGAGAAGTGATATTGCAATAGAATATTTCTCTTCAGCTATTACTTCTTTTTTGACATCACATGACATTGTCCATCAATCTTCCTGCCCTCGTACCCCTAATAGAATGGCATAGCTGAAAGAAAAAATAGACACATCGTTGAGACTGTTCGAACATTATTACTTCAAGGAAACATATCAGTCCGTCATTAGGGTGAGACAATTTTAATTGCTTGTTTTTTGATTAATCGAATGCCTTCTTCCACTCTTAATAACAAAGTTCCCCACTCCATCTTATTTTCTAAAAAACATTTGTTTCATGTCGCTCCACATGTTTTTGGAAGTACTTGCTTTCTTCACGATCTTTCTCCAGGTTTAAGCAAATTATCTCCTTGAGCCAAAGTGTGTTTTTCTTGGATACTCTACATTGCAGAAAGGCTATCGTTGTTACTCTCTAGTTCGCATTCGTTATTATGTTTCAACAGATGTAACATTCTTCAAATGACACCATGTTGACTTCATTCTCATCTCTGTTTCTAGTGACTTGAATGATACATTGGCCTAGCAAGTGTTGAACACCTATTTTCACAATAGAGCAACCACGAGAGTCTCTGCAGCAGATTCGGCAAGAGTCATAGTTGTGCCTTTGCAAATTGTCCATTCTTCCCATATTCACATGTATTTGCACTAAGTCACCTCTCATCCAACGTACATCATAGATGCAGAATTCACCAGGACATCCTTGTACCATATTCACATAGTGGACTACttcatttctttttattcttcTTGCCATACTGATACTCCCTCTATCCATCAAACCTTAAAGATCATCAACCACGGTCATACGTCCATGGATGGAATTGGAGCATATTGAACAAGCACTATAATCATGTAGAGGAAAATAGTCAAGTTCACATATGAGAGTATGCATTTGCACCAAAGATTTTGTTGATTCACGGATATCATACACACGTTCAAAAGCAGGTTGAAGGTGCACAACATTCACCGCCTCATGATTGGGTAAAAGATTTCCTTGAACATTCAGATTTACATCTCTGAAAGTAAGCACACCACTTCGAACCAGTTTCTGAACTTCACTCTATAGTGGATATCAGTTTTCAATTGTGTGACCAGGAGCACCTTTGTGGAAAGTACAATGAGCATTTGCTTTGTACCAATATGAAGGACTAACAGGAGGAGGTTGCAAATCCCTCGTTTGAATCAAATTTATTTGCAGAAGTGCAGGGAGAAGTTTAGCATAAGTCATTAGAATGGGATCAAAAGGTGGATACCTTAGAGCCCTTTGTTGATTTTATAGCCgaggagcctgttgtcgaggctgttgaagTTGTTAAGGTATTGAAAGAACATTTTGTTGCGGAGCCTAATTGATAATAGTAACAACGACAATCTGTTGAGGTTGATACTGTCTTTTTCTTCCTCGAGACAACACTCAcaatttcttctttcttcttgataAATTTAGTACCAAATTTCTTTATTCCACCACCAGATGATGATGAACAAGCTTCTTTGGATAAACGGCCCTCTCAGACATCTTCTTCAagtcgcatccccatgtttaccatttcagtaAAGTCATtgggtgcacttgcaaccattctttCATAGAAAAATGAACTCAAATTCTTGAGAAAGACCTTAGTCATTTCCTTCTCTTCCATCAGAGGGATGATTTGTGCAGCTAGTTCACGCCACCTTTGCACGACCTCTTTGAATGACTCTTTCTCCTTCTCAGACATAGCACGAAGTTGATCTCTGTCCGGTAACATATCAATgttgtatttgtaatgtttgataAATGTTTCACCCAAGTCATGGAAAGTACGTGTACTATCCAGACCCATGTACCACTTCAAAGCAGCTCCTGgcaagctatcttgaaagtaaTGAATCAACAAGCGTTGATCTTCAGTATGCATAGACATTTTTATGACATACCTAATCAAATGGCTATGAGGACAAGAATTTTCTTTTTTACTTCTCAAATTCTGGGAGCCTGAACTTGTCAGGAACTCTGACACTCGAAATCAAACACAGGTCATTAACATCTTTCCCAAATAGATCTTTTCCCCCTTAGGGCCTGGATCTCTCTTTACATTTCTAGAAATTGGTCTTCAAACTCTTTTATTTCTCCCATGTCTTCAGAAGGTGCACCATGGAAGATTTGCTCATTGTGGAAAGGAACAAGGTTCTCTATAGCAGGAGTAGTTGTCATAATAGCTTGAGGGATTGTAGTTTGTTGAATAGGAATCTGTTTCCCAGCCAATTGGAAATCCATCTCTATTCCAAAGGGCCTAGTGGTTGTAGGATTCAATACCAGAATTGCAGGAAAATGAGGAGTGTCGACTTCAGAAATCACAATAACTTGAGCTTAAGTTCATGGCTGATTCTGAGCAACCACCAGGTCTTCAACCAATAATGTCATTCTTTCAATACCAGTGTGTAAGACAACAACTTCCTCTTTCCATTCTTGGTCATGAACTATACCATTTTCCATCCTTCGACGATGATTGgcgcgagtattataccggtaCGTTAGTTTGAATTTCTTAGGAGAGAAGGAATGAGACTCTGACTCTGGAATGAATGATGTGACATGATGCATGCAATGAAAAAGACTTttcattttttaatcattttttagtaTCTTTCAAGGAATTACTAAAACAGTTTAAATGTAAACACTATAGGGTAACTTGAAAAGAAAAtttcattcattaataataagGGACGTGGTACAAATAATGGACAAGGGACATCCAAGGGACAAAGCTTCCAAGATCTAATAATGATAAGGGACAAGGGACATCTGAGGTTCCAATACATTCAAGAGTTACAAAGGGCCTAGTGGTTGTAGGATTCAATACCAGAATTACACGAATATGAGGAGTGTCGACTTCAGAAATGACAATAACTTGAGCTTGAGTTCATGGCTGATTCTGAGCAACCACCAGGTCTTCAACCAATAATGTCAAAATCATTATTGAAGACATCCTATAacatattacaagtttttttatattcgtttttttttttaaataaaacactaattttgacatcctataacataaacacacattattgaagaccaaaacttagtcaaaatcacaattttttcaaaaagttgtatttcaaaaatgatttttatgaaaatcaatttgaaatagcttcaaaattaagtgattttttgaaattttgatatccaaattttttcaccataaatagatgaaatacctaaaatcacattttaagaataattattcaaacaaattttcatttaaagtttttgaaaaaagtttctttgtaaatttttttttcacaaaattatgtaacactataaaaatcatttttaaaaatagccaaaacaaacgggtccATTATTATTGGTTGAAAACAGGTTTGAAAAGTGACTTACTACACGAATGGCTATTTGAGAGGGATTCATGATGACTTCATTATTGATTCTAATGGAGACCATTTTCTTGTAAGCTTGCTTGATTTTTGCAGCCCTATGAAAAAGCAGTGTTTCTATCTCCTTCAGAGTGCTACTAAACTTTGGATTTTTGCCTCCAAAAGATCTCTTTAAGATGCAAAACTCTCTCAAGATCAATCTTCGCTTGTATCTCTTGAGAAAAAAGAGAGTTTTAGGCACCATGATTGTTGATGTTGGAGTGAATTTTATTACGCTTATCCATTTCTTTGGTGACATTGGAAGGTAACATGCCAAACTTATTAGTATTCCATGTTTTTAGTTTTTAGCTcacttttcaaaattttaatcttaaaactCAAAACATGCATAGGAGAGCCAAGAACCTGTTTGTTCCAAGTGTTTTAAATAATCTTTCAAAAATTATCATGGTCGGactatatttttaaaactttGAAGTTAGAAATGTACCTGTGATGCTGGGCTTGAAAATCTAGCAAGATTGGATGATAGTCTGATATGTGCCTTGTGAGAGTAGAGTATAAGGTTCTATGGTAAGAAGGATAACCACATGTGTTTGAAAATGGCTATGTCTAACCTCTTCTCGATGAGGTGAGGACCAGGTCTTCCATTTGACCAAGTGTTTATGTTGCCTTTCTTTGGAATATGAATCAGGTTATTAAAGTTACTGCATGAGAGAAAATCCTCCATATGGGCTTTTGCAAGGGAGTGAAGACCCTTGTGTTCATAAGATCCAAGAACAACATGGAAATCACCAATTCAGATGGAATATCATGAATAGAATGATCTTGTGTGATTCTATGCCAAAAATTTCTTCTGATAATGTAGTTTGGGAGGAATAAATAGGAGAGATGCCAAAGGTAAGACCCCTATCAGTGAAGGTGAAGGATACATGAAGAAGATATTCATCCTCTACCAAATTTAGTTTTAATGAAGATAAAGATTGATGAATATTAGAGTAGAGATTAGTTGAGTGGTAGTAAATTGCCACCTGACAGTTCAACCTTTTGTTAATCTGAGATAGCAGGTCACCTGTTACTATATAAGTAACAGGTGTCACTCTTTGTAAAAGATAAGCATTGAATCATAACATAAATTAGTTACAGAAATGAAACTGATATTTCTCTACTCTCTCTACCTTTCTAACAGAGATAATAGGTGCAAATTCTGAAGGAAGACCTTCAAGAATCACATCCATGTGATGTGACGCAGGTACTAGATCACCAATAGATGCAAGAGCATCAACAGTGGTGCGAATCTTGAGAAGATACTCCTGAATTGTGGAATTGTCTAAGGAAGTCGCACGCAGGTCATACAGTTTATCTACTTGtctatgtagatgacattattATCACAGGTAGTTCTACCTCTCTACTTCAGTCCATCATCACTAAGCTTAATGTCACTTTCTCTCTCAAACATTTGGGTGATCTGGACTATTTCCTTGGTATTCAAGTCACCAAGGTTGCTCCTTAATCCTTGCTTCTCACACAGTCCAAATATATAAAGGATTTATTGCACAGAACTAATATGCTTGAATGTACTCCTGTAACTACTCCTATGCAGtctacctgcaaactcacaaAAGTAGGCTCACCACCTCTGGCTGATCCTTACATGTATAGGTCAGTGGTTGGTGCTCTTCAATATGCCACCTTTACTAGGCCAGATATAGCCTATGCTGTGAACAAGGTGTGTCAGTTAATGGCACATCCTCTTGAAGCTCACTGGGTGGCAGTCAAAAGGATCTTGAGGTATCTTAAGGGTACCATCTCTCATGGACTGGAACTGTCAGCCTTGCTACCCTCCACTGCACCCTCTATTCAACtcttttgtgatgctgactgggcCTCTGACCCAGATGACAGGAGAAGCACCTCTGGAGCTGCAATACTTTTTGGCCCAAATTTGGTCTCTTGGTGGTCCAAAAAGCAGCATGTTGTCGCCAGGTCCAGCACTGAGTCTGAGTTCAGAAGCATGGCTCATGCTGCAGCTGATTTATTACTATATCTGACGGTGGTGGACACTCTGAGTCACCAATGTGTTGGCATGCACAGTTTGCATCACCACAATTGGACATTACCTCGCATGAGTCTATGT contains:
- the LOC131603906 gene encoding putative N6-adenosine-methyltransferase MT-A70-like; its protein translation is MDNTPQSDEAINSIKDIRQQLEARIETQHKSHMDMLSSVQSIIPNLVSSLDLSLKVLSSFNNRPFAPTPPLPPAPPSFNPLKSSMQLPQNPTSDSENNNLQNPKALLVNTNSELEKVSPLSIVRSMVAVCLLGRVPFSPIDSSTVLRKLENDQTVTAQEKAALQELGGDLGGPTLAVEIALRSMAEDNGAVELEDFVVSGKARIMVLNIDRTRLMKELPEAALSNQQNESGFGDGNTNQNQQQINAGSANMNGVMMGRQVLRPMSDMWMSHGDPHMSGLQPMFSGGGPRGTPRLMLAPHRGIGIPTMHRLPMGPNASGSSFNAMPQKPKTLEEDNKDLEALINKKSFREMQKSKTGEELLDLIHRPTARETAVAAKFKTKGGSQVRQYCDLLTKEDCRRQTGSFVACDKVHFRRIIALHTDINLGDCSFLDTCRHMKTCKYVHYEYDPTPDVPPTMMGAPPPPKPLKQQRAEYCSEVELGEPQWINCDIRNFRMDILGKFGVIMADPPWDIHMELPYGTMADDEMRTLNVPALQTHGLIFLWVTGRAMELGRECLELWGYKRVEEIIWVKTNQLQRIIRTGRTGHWLNHSKEHCLVGIKGSPEVNRNIDTDVIVAEVRETSRKPDEMYPLLERISPRTRKLELFARMHNTHAGWMSLGNQLSGVRLVDEGLRARFKAAYPDVEVQPASPPRASAMEIDSSAAAQTSTESKSTITQFTEPAAPATISASVEKAMSIDVDTN